In the genome of Brachypodium distachyon strain Bd21 chromosome 3, Brachypodium_distachyon_v3.0, whole genome shotgun sequence, the window ACGGGCTGCGCTGTTCAAGCTGCTGGCATGTGGTATGTAGCCGATGTGCAAGATGGTGACGCATCATCAGTTCCCTGTCAGTTCATCACTCATCAGACATTTCCTGCGTGTATGACCAACGGCGCGGCAGTCTTCTTCCGTTGAGCTGCATATTAACtgatggccggccggccggtcagTTCCCAGAGATGGTGGACTGATGGTGAGACACTGAGACCTACTCCCAAGAGTTAGCTTAGCTCGATCACGAGTTACGTGCACCGGTGCACGTGAAGCGCCGGCCATTCCCCTCGTGGCGACCATCACACATCGCCGGTGTTTGCGTATATATAGGATTAGTGGTATGTACGGTGCCATATCGGCAACAGCTTTCACGTACGTCATCCTACCCATGCGAATATCGATTGTACCGCGGGAGTCATCGTCAGGATGTGAGTTtttccacacacacacacaaaaaaaactgcaatAGCAAAATTAAAAGCAAAAGTTGATTAAAGCAAAATCTGAAAATTAAAAGCTGATAAAAGCAAaagttgaaagaaaaaagttaATAACAGCAAAAGTGAAAATAAAGACAGGccaaaaaaaggcaaaaataTATTCCGACAGTCCATTTTTGGGTGTCAGAATCGACCAATTTCTCCATGGTTGAGTTCCGCGCAGCCCTGGCCAGTTTCGTGCCAAGAGATACCTTTTAGAGTTAGGATGACAACTGTCACATGAAACTCGTGGCATACCGCTTGCACAAAGACTCTAGAGTTAACGACGACAAAAAATTTGTCCATGTCATACGAGATACGACATGCCGTCACGCCTTCAACACGTTCAAGCTGGCCAGGCTAGAGTGCCGTCATCTAACAAACGGGCACAAATAAAGGTTGTTCTTCGTTGGATGCACAATAGAAGTATAATGCAACGAGTGATATATGTTTCATGGTGCAAAGTACCACCGAAATCAGGCCTCTATGTTCCAGCGCTAAAAAACATATTTATGTGCACAAGAATAAACTTTATAGTTGACCTCTTTTGATCAGAGAATACAACAACATCATCCAAGGATACACTTAAGAGCTTGGTGAAGAGCACATGCTTCCGACAAGGGGAGGCACGGGGCCGCTCTCGCGATAGGCTAgggtgcgccgccgccgccgcctctccggTGCCGGCAGCCACCCTCTCTCGTCGGTAGCCTCTCCGCCCCGGCGGCCAACTCTCCTCCCACCTCCATCTCCTTCCTTTCCTCTCTAGTTCTTTACTAGCCCGATGGCCTCCCCATCTGGTTCCTTCCACCCCTCCACCTAGGAACTCCGGTGGATGCAGTCCAGCCCCGACTTTGGCGGCGGCCCATCAGGGCGTTCATCTCCGACGTCCTCCGCAGCGGCGGGCCCCTGTCTCCGGTTGCCGCATTCGACCCCGTCTCACCAGCACCACCACGCACGTCAACTGTTCGACGGTTGGCCTTCGTCGGGTGCCGGTCGCGACGCGTGGGCGATGATGATTGTTGAGTTTGTGTCGAATAATAATTGTACTAGGTAGGTTACGTGGACTTGGTGTTGTAATTATGGTATATGGTGGAGTCCTTGTCAGACTCCAGGTACCCGGGTCCTATATAATCAGGGGACAACCACACGATGTAACCATGACAACATAGTAGCAATAGGCTCGCAGGGGGAGCCGGCGGCTTGTGCCGGCGCCCAGGGTGGCCGGTGTTGCGGTATTATGGGGGGAGGAGCGCCTGTAGTCATGCCCCGGGGATGTAGGCTTTGGccgaacctcgttaacaaatatcgtgcctcggtgtcatccttgatcgtGCATCCGCCGGATTTCGTAACAATGATGGCTGGCAGTGGGCCGGTCGTGGATGCACGAGGATGAGCCAGCAGCGGCACCATGCCCCCTTCCGGCGATGGCTgttcgtcttgagcccccgagGGGGCTTCTGCTCTCAGTTTGTTTACGTCTGTGCTAGTGTTTGAGCTTGTTTGTCACTTAATTTCTCTTAAGGCTGTGTGTCATTCTGCAATAGGCGATACCATTTTCCTGTTGGAATCTGAGTTTGACAGTGCTAGAATTATCAATTGATGCTTTGTCTTTTGAGCAATTCATGCATGTTTAGCCTTAGCTGTTGTGGTTGTTTGAGGGGGGATGGGAAGATGACCAGATTTGGGGAAGATGTCGGTTAAGGGTCAGCCCCCCAACTGATCAATTCCTCGTCTGTATCTTCTCACTCTTAGTGtcgatttattttttcttagaaCTCTGTAGATGTAGTGTTGTTGCTCTATCCCTCGGTTGTTTCATTTGACCTTCAATGCTGATATTACACTGCATAAAGTTTTCTCGGAGGGCTGGGGTTCAATTAGATTTAGAAGAACTCTGGGAGTAGAGACTTTAGTGCAGTGGAACAATTTAAAACAGTTTTGTGGTATGGTTAAGTAAATGACTGAGAAGATAGATTATGTTGGAAGTTGGAGACCAAAGGTAGATCCCCAGTAGGTTCTTTTTATAGATTGCTCAAGAGGTCACatattttcccttataaatttATTTGGAAAGTCAAAGCTCCTTTGAAAATGAAGGTTTGTTTGTGGCTAGTTAGTAGGGGGATAATTCTTACCAGAGGAGAGTGGAATGAAGGGGATGAGTGTTGTTTATTCTGCTCTAGAAAAGTAACAGTGGATCatctcctttttttcttgctctTTGGCAAAGTATGTTCGGAGAATTGTTCAGTTTAGCTATGATCTCTCTGTTCTGCCAACTGATGTGCCTGGTGTATTAGACTGTTGGCTACTGCAGTTTGGTAGGAAGGAGAGGGATTCAGTGTTGGTTGGATTTGCTGCGGTCATCTGGGTGGTTTTGGAAAACGAGGAATAACGCCTGTTTTCAAAATCTGATGCCTTCATGATCCATCTGCGGTAGTTTTTATGATCTATTCCACGATTGACCTCTGGTCTCGTGTACAGAAAGCAAATTCTCGGGAGGCTCTACTCAGGTGCTTGTGCTGGCTGTGGCGAGTCCCAACTGTGATCTTCCGGATATCGCAAGGATGAGCACCAGTTACTCGGAGATTGGCGGTGGGAGATACAGAGAATTATATAACTCTGCCGTGGAGTTGCTGGAAGGGTGCCGGATTTGCTACAGGggtcttttgttgtttttcaGTGATGCTGTTATCTCCCAGATGTTAGGTAGATTTGTTTTCTGGGCACATCTTGCTAATAGCCTGTAGGGTTAAAGTGTTGTTGCTCAGGTCTTTTGTTGTATGCTTTAACTTAAAGACACTATGGTTTCCTTTAATGAAGCCGGGGGACAGCCcctttgataaaaaaaaaacttaagaGCTTGGTCGTGTACACTCAACACCTGCATGACATTGACAAATTTGTTCTCTGCTTCTGTCTGTTGGAGTTTTCTTTTGCCTCCGCCggggagaagaaaacaaacgcgaaaaaaaaaggaatatcCCTACCGTCTTCTTGGGCCTCCATGGGCTGGGCGCGTGGAGCCCAATCGCCACACTGAAGCCGGAAGCTACCCGCTTTCCCTGGCTGGCCTATGCCCTATGCACATCCCCCACCTCGATCTGTCTTTACCGCGTCACGCAGAAATATAAGAAGCGCACGCTCCACACACCATAGAATTACTGAACACTTCATGTCAAGCTCACatgtacacacacacaccggCCTCCAGCATAGCCGGCTAAATCCAATCCAACACCAAACAAGCCACCGGCAGCAACCCAGTAAACTAATGGCCATGGACGGCTCCGGTCAATGgatcagcttcccttcctcgtcgtcctcgcacGACCATGAGTGCCACGGGGTGGCATGGTCGCCGAAGCCGAAGCGCCTCGCGGGGCGTTCCAAGTTCAAGGAGACACGGCACCCGGTGTACCGCGGCGTGCGTCGCCGTGGCGCCCTAGGCGGCCGGTGCCGGTGGGTGTGCGAGGTGCGCGTCCCGGGCAAGCACGGCAAGCGGCTCTGGCTCGGGACGCACCGCACGGCCGAGTCCGCGGGGCGCGCCCACGACGCCGCCATGCTCACGCTGCGCGGCCCCTCCGCATGCCCTCTCAATTTCCCGGACTCCTCGTGGCTCCTCGACGTGCCGTTCGAGGTCCCCGAGGATCTCCCCGGCGTCCGGCGCGCTGCCCTCGCGGCCGTCGCGGACTTCCAATGCCGGGAAGAAGCCGCCACCGTCCCCGTCGTCAATGAGAGTACCTCGTGGGCGACGGCAGAACCTTCTGCCAACAATGGGATATTTGAGGTGCCGGTCGCAATGGGAAGCGGCGGCATGTTCGAGCTCGACATGTCCGGCGAAATGGACGTGGGCATGTACTACGCGGACCTCGCGGAAGGGCTGCTCATGGAGCCGCCGCAGACGACGCCAGATGATACCGGGGCGTGCTGGGAAAGCGGAGAGTACGCCGAACTCTGGGGTTGCGAAATCTGCAGTCTTTGGCTATAGTGACTGCCCGGCCCTTGATGGTCTGGCTGCCGCGGCCGCTATACTGCAGAATTCGCCGGGGAGTTCGATCCTGCGCTGCGCGGGTGTACTTGGAGTTTCGCAGCACGCCATGCATGACACGCTTGCATGCGGGACTTGGAGCCGTGTCCGACGTGGAGCTGCTGCATGCCCGGCCAGCGAGCCGACCTGGACGCCATGCAATGCCATCGGGAGCTGCTGTTGTTGCCGACGGTTGAAGTAGAGCACGCCGTCCCTGACTCGAAGCTCCACGGCCTGTTGTTTCGCCATTGATCTCTAGCTGCTGCAAAGACGGCGAGAGCGAGAGGGGAGAGGGCTGTCCTTCCACTACACCGCCGGGCCCGTATGAATTACtcgcggcggtggcagctgaAGAGGGAGGCGGCTGCGGCGCTGGCGAGGACGGAGCGGCAACTGAGAATGGAGCCGGCGACGCTGGTGGGAGATGAGAataatctgattttttttaactcgATCTTTTACCAATGTGAAAAGTGTATAATACCTTTTGAGTTTGAGAAATGTGGGTGTACCAAAGCATGCAGGCCTCAACAAACCGCGCGAAGCTTCTAGCTTTGGTGTAATAAAATATCGGAACCTTAAACGAATCGAATCCTTGGAAACCACACCACAAGCAAAGCACTTGTAAGTacaaataggaaaaaaaaaagacgcaGGATAGAACATCACCAGGCCACTAGCTACAACTAGCTGGTTGACTAGTAGTACCGAAATGATCGTTCCTTCCGAAAGAGGGTATTCTCGCTTCATGTGTGATGGCCACAACAGGCAACAAAAGTGGCAAGATCAACGTTGGCTAATCAGACCAAGTAGGCTAATCAAGAAGAGATGTGGGCGAGACGCATCGATCAATCCAGCTGAGCCCCAACACCAAGTTTCTCTTTTGCCAACCCTGGATATTTTCCGGAACGCCGTGATGGAATGGAAGGGGCCCAGGGACAGCAGCTAGCTCCGGTTggcaggctagctagctttccTGTTCATGTCGAAGCCGATCGATACTTTTCTTAAGGTTTTGCTATTTATAGGTGGAGCGTAACAacattttgattcaatcaatgagattcgtgtaaaatTTGTGTAGGTTTGATGGATCAAATATTTTTATTAGATGGTTATGATTGTCAACTGTAATCAACCGTGAAATAGACACTGCCTTCTTAATTCTTATCCATGTAATCCGATCCACCACCCAGCTGCTGCTCTGTGGCTACGCCGCCACCCCCTCCTCGACCATCATTGTCCCTGCATgggtactagctagctagctctactCTCTGGCTCATTAAGGTCGCTGCCGATGGAGACGATAGCGGTTAATTTTACCCTGGTGGCCAAGTGTGCAAGCCATATATGGTATCGGCATGAAAGCAAATCTGGCCTTCCACGTACGCATGTGCCCTGCTATAATCTGCTTCATTCACGggcgctgcatgcatcggtCGAGCTCAGCCTAGTGGCTGGACAGTTGCTCTGCTGCATGAAAGGAGGTTTGTCGGAGGGAATCCTTTGACATTTCTTCTCTGATCACTCTCTTATATCGTCGTATGTCCGGTCCTTCGCTCGCCTGATCACTTTCTTATCGTCTGTCCTTCTCTCGCCCGTCGCT includes:
- the LOC104584315 gene encoding dehydration-responsive element-binding protein 1H; protein product: MAMDGSGQWISFPSSSSSHDHECHGVAWSPKPKRLAGRSKFKETRHPVYRGVRRRGALGGRCRWVCEVRVPGKHGKRLWLGTHRTAESAGRAHDAAMLTLRGPSACPLNFPDSSWLLDVPFEVPEDLPGVRRAALAAVADFQCREEAATVPVVNESTSWATAEPSANNGIFEVPVAMGSGGMFELDMSGEMDVGMYYADLAEGLLMEPPQTTPDDTGACWESGEYAELWGCEICSLWL